One Camelina sativa cultivar DH55 chromosome 3, Cs, whole genome shotgun sequence genomic window carries:
- the LOC104777815 gene encoding eukaryotic peptide chain release factor subunit 1-1-like translates to MGDNHTNDDKNIVMWKMKKLVKSLEAAKGNGTSMISLIIPPRGQVSRVSKMLSDEYGTASNIKSRVNRQSVLSAITSAQQRLKLHNKVPPNGLVLYTGTIVNEEGKEKKVSYDFEPFKPINNTLYLCDNKFHTEALSELLECDEKYGFIVMDGNGTLFGTLSGNTREVLYKFSVELPNKHGRGGQSALRFDRLRTEKRRNYLRKTAELATRLYICPSTSQPNVSGMIISGLGDLKTELSHSDMLDPRLTAKILNVVGVSHGRERGFNEAIELSSEVLANVKFIQEKRLIGKFFKEVDQDTGKYVVGLDDTLNALDSGAVETLIVWESLDINRYVMRNSETGENVIRFLNKEQEGKTENFKVGNTKLDVDEKMSLLEWLANEYTSFGCALEFVTNQSEEGSKFCKGYGGIGAILRYQLDLSAFDPEDGEVIDHNDDVYD, encoded by the coding sequence ATGGGAGACAATCATACCAACGACGACAAGAACATTGTGatgtggaagatgaagaagctggTCAAATCCCTTGAAGCTGCTAAGGGAAACGGAACTAGCATGATCTCACTCATCATACCTCCGCGTGGTCAGGTCTCTCGCGTTAGCAAGATGTTGAGTGATGAGTACGGAACCGCATCAAACATCAAGAGCAGAGTCAATCGCCAATCTGTTTTGAGCGCCATAACTTCTGCACAACAAAGGCTGAAGCTTCACAACAAGGTCCCTCCCAATGGCCTCGTGCTCTATACCGGAACCATTGTCAACGAGGAAGGCAAGGAGAAGAAGGTTTCTTATGACTTTGAGCCATTCAAACCTATCAACAATACTCTCTACCTCTGTGACAACAAGTTTCACACTGAAGCTCTTAGTGAGTTGCTGGAATGTGATGAGAAGTATGGTTTCATTGTAATGGATGGAAACGGCACTCTCTTTGGAACTCTTAGCGGTAACACACGTGAGGTTCTTTACAAGTTCTCTGTTGAACTTCCGAATAAACACGGAAGAGGAGGACAGTCTGCTCTTCGTTTTGATCGTCTTCGTACTGAGAAGCGTCGCAATTACTTGAGGAAAACTGCTGAGCTCGCCACAAGGCTATACATCTGTCCTTCGACAAGTCAGCCTAATGTGTCCGGGATGATAATTTCCGGTTTAGGGGATCTCAAGACTGAATTGAGTCACTCAGATATGCTTGACCCCCGGCTTACGGCAAAGATATTGAATGTGGTGGGTGTATCACATGGAAGAGAACGTGGTTTCAATGAGGCTATTGAGCTGTCATCAGAAGTCTTGGCGAATGTGAAGTTCATTCAAGAGAAGCGTTTGATAGGGAAGTTCTTTAAGGAGGTAGACCAGGACACGGGGAAGTATGTGGTTGGCTTGGATGATACGTTGAACGCTTTGGATTCGGGTGCTGTCGAGACACTTATTGTATGGGAGAGTCTTGATATCAACAGATATGTGATGAGGAACAGTGAAACCGGTGAAAATGTGATAAGATTCTTGAACAAGGAACAAGAAGGCAAGACAGAGAATTTCAAAGTAGGCAACACCAAACTGGACGTGGATGAGAAGATGTCGTTACTGGAATGGTTGGCTAATGAATACACGAGTTTTGGTTGTGCGTTAGAGTTTGTGACAAACCAATCAGAGGAAGGGTCTAAGTTTTGTAAAGGGTATGGAGGGATTGGAGCGATACTTCGTTACCAGCTTGACCTGAGTGCCTTTGATCCTGAGGATGGAGAGGTTATTGATCACAATGATGATGTTTATGATTAG
- the LOC104777814 gene encoding oleosin 16 kDa-like has protein sequence MADRTNPSSYTQQRPINNSTTVPRSNTTTNHPLSSLLRQLLQSQSPNYSGQLFGLLAFFISGGILLLLTGITVTASVLGIIAFLPVIIITSPIWIPLFLLVTGFLSLAGFLFATGVVVSWLYRYFKGMHPIGSDQVDYARSRIYDTAAHVKDYAGGYFHSTLKDAAPGA, from the coding sequence ATGGCTGATCGAACAAACCCTAGCAGCTACACCCAACAGAGACCCATCAACAACTCAACCACCGTCCCACGAAGTAACACCACCACCAACCACCccctctcatctcttcttcgtCAGCTACTACAATCACAGTCTCCTAATTACTCCGGTCAGCTCTTCGGATTACTTGCATTCTTCATCTCCGGTGGAATCCTCCTTTTACTAACCGGGATCACCGTCACCGCTTCTGTCCTCGGAATCATTGCTTTTCTCCCTGTCATCATTATCACAAGCCCTATTTGGATCCCTTTGTTCCTCCTCGTCACCGGATTCTTGTCCCTTGCAGGATTCCTCTTTGCTACGGGGGTTGTTGTGTCGTGGTTGTATCGATATTTCAAAGGCATGCATCCAATCGGGTCGGATCAGGTGGATTATGCTCGGAGTCGAATCTATGACACGGCAGCTCATGTCAAAGATTATGCTGGTGGGTACTTCCATAGTACGCTGAAAGATGCAGCACCTGGTGCATGA
- the LOC104777816 gene encoding uncharacterized protein LOC104777816, with protein sequence MDRSTPELNSSSSSSSSSSHKRLSVSFLVSIMVLCARHANRLSKKLKLKPKKRTRSGGEGIGERFRWNLTSSPLRSPRTKELFTSLSNKAMTMIGRKNTAEKNAAAAEEEEHGLWQREILMGGKCEPLDFSGVIYYDCNRRLLNEVPPRSPRSLPVYPTGS encoded by the coding sequence ATGGACCGATCAACGCCGGAACTtaactcctcctcctcctcctcctcgtcttcGTCCCACAAACGTCTAAGCGTGAGCTTTCTTGTCTCTATAATGGTTCTTTGCGCTAGACACGCGAATCGGCTCTCGAAGAAGCTAAAGCTAAAGCCGAAGAAGCGAACTCGAAGCGGCGGAGAAGGCATAGGAGAAAGATTCCGATGGAATCTAACAAGCTCGCCGCTGAGGTCTCCTCGGACTAAAGAGTTGTTCACGTCTTTGAGCAACAAGGCGATGACGATGATCGGCCGGAAAAACACGGCGGAGAAAAATGCGGCGGcggcagaggaggaggagcacgGTCTTTGGCAGAGAGAGATTTTGATGGGAGGCAAATGCGAGCCGTTGGATTTCTCGGGTGTGATTTATTACGACTGCAACAGACGGCTGTTAAATGAGGTGCCACCGAGATCACCACGTAGCTTACCCGTTTACCCGACCGGTTCTTAA
- the LOC104777817 gene encoding CLAVATA3/ESR (CLE)-related protein 11-like — translation MAMKKQPKPCRFLFHVSLLSALFVLLLISFALTASYKRKPGVNGLGHKRILASNFDFTPFLKNKDRTQRQSQSLTGKETGSWYNDEERIVPSGPNPLHH, via the coding sequence ATGGCCATGAAGAAACAACCTAAGCCGTGTAGATTCCTCTTCCacgtctctcttctctccgcGTTGTTCGTTTTGCTTcttatttcttttgctttgacGGCTTCTTACAAGCGCAAACCCGGCGTTAATGGCCTTGGCCATAAGAGGATTCTAGCAAGTAATTTTGATTTCACACCGTTTCTCAAGAACAAAGATCGCACTCAACGTCAAAGTCAAAGCCTGACCGGAAAAGAAACCGGTTCATGGTACAATGATGAGGAACGGATCGTACCTAGCGGTCCAAATCCTTTGCATCACTAG